The genome window TTAACAGTGGTGACTATGACTTTATCGTTTGTAATTACCCTAATGGTGATATGGTCGGTCATACAGGTAAATTTGACGCTGCAGTCAAAGCGTGTGAAGCGGTTGATTGCAGTATAGGCAGAGTTATTGAAGCACTTAAACAAAGTGGCGGTGAATGCTTAATCACCGCAGATCATGGTAATGCCGAACAGATGGTCGATAATCAATCTGGTCAGGCACACACAGCACACACCTGTGAACCAGTACCGTTAATTTACTTTGGCCGTAAGGCAACACCGGCAGCAAATGGTGCCTTAAGTGATATTTCTCCTACTATCCTAAATTTAATGGGCATGACACAACCGGAAGAAATGACAGGTTCTAATTTAATGGAGCTTGATTCATAATACCGTCGGTTTCAATCAATACTCGACAATAATAACAATGAATCACTTCAGCTATTTAACTGAACAACTGGCATCAGCGCAAAAGCCGCCGATGCTAGTTTTTTTTATTTTATCTTTATTGGTTATTATCTTTACAAGCAGCCATGTTAACGGGCAAGAAACCACAGACGATAAGCTTAAACAAGTCAAACAGGCGATCAGCAAACAAAAAACTAACATAAAAAAAGTTGACTCAAAACGACAAAAACTTGTTAACCAACTCAAACATGACGAACTTGAAATAGCAAAAGCCAGTAAAGCATTAAATACAACAAACAAATCATTAACTGCGACTCAGCAGACGATTACCAAGCTTGCCAAAGAGAAAAAAGAATTAACCTCAGAGCAAAAGCGACAGGAAGATATTTTAGCGAAACAGCTCAGAGCAGCCTATTCCACTGGACATCATGACTACCTTAAACTGTTATTAAATCAGGAAGATTCCGGAAAAGTTCAACGCACCATTAGTTATTATCAATATCTTAACAAAGCACGAATTAAAGAGATCACTAATTATCAACAAACGATAGAAAAAATTATTGATGTCACGAATGAACAACAGCAACAAGCACAACAGCTGGAACAATTACAACAACAACAACAGCAACAAAAATTGGCATTAGAAAAGAGTAGTCGCCAAAGAAAACAAACCGTTACTGAGCTCAACCAACAACTACTCAATTCAAAACAACAATTGGAAAAATTATTAGCTGAAGAAGCCAATTTAACCGAAGCGTTGGAGCGTATAGCCCGCTTAAGCAAACAGGAAGTGAATCTTAATGGCTTAGGCAAACTGAAACGCCAGCTATCCTGGCCAGTAAAAGGTAGGATCAGCCGTAGCTTTGGTTCTCGTAAGCAAGATTATCTAAAATGGAAAGGTGTGTTACTGTCCGCGCCTATTGGCCGGGAAGTAAAGACTATTCATAACGGCACCATTTTGTTTTCCGATTGGCTCAAAGGTTATGGTTTAGTAACAGTAGTCGATCATGGCAAAGGTTATATGAGCTTATATGGTCATAATCAAGCGTTACTCAAGTCTGTTGGTGACAGGGTTGAAACTGGCGAACCGATTGCTTTGGTTGGCCAAAGTGGTGGACAAAGCCAACCTGCTTTGTATTTTGAGATCCGTCATAACGGCCAGGCGGTTAACCCTAAACTCTGGTGCCGATAAATATACTGACTATCGGCTCAGTTATTACTCGATTTAGCAAAGACTTGCTGCTAATCTATTAAATTATTTGAATAATAATATTTATTCCATTTTGCGCATTCTGTTTTTTTTATTTATCTTATATTGTTCAACCAATTGCAATGCTGAGCATGCAAAAGTTGCCATCATTATAGATGATATTGGTTATCGTCAAACTGATAGTGCTGCGCTTAGTTTACCCGGTGCTTTAACTTATGCCATTTTGCCTCACACCCCATTTGGCCCTACCTTAGCACAACAAGCCAATCAGGCTCATAAAGACATAATTTTGCACATTCCGATGGAAGCTGAAAATGGCAAAAAATTAGGCCCAGGGGCATTAGTATCCGAGATGGACGAGCAGGCAATTCGTGCCAGCCTGCAAGCATCATTTGAAGAAATTCCCTTTGCCATTGGCATTAATAATCATATGGGCAGTAAGCTCACGCAATTATATGCCCCTATGGCTTGGACCATGCGTTACTTAAGAGATCACAAACTGATATTTGTTGACAGCGTCACCACCAACCACAGCAAAGCACGAAAATTAGCTCGTTACTATGGCGTGCCCAGTTTAAGCCGACATTTATTTTTAGATAATGAACTTAACCAAAGGTACATTAGTGGTCAATTTGCTCAATTAATTAATCAGGCCAAAAAATATAAGCGGGTAGTGGCTATTGCTCATCCACATCCAGAAACCATTGAAGCACTGCATTATCTCATTCCACAATTAACAAGACACGATATTGATCTTGTCGGCATATCAGCCTTATTACCATTGGCAAATACAACTGAACCACCAAGTCTGGCTGAATAAAGTTATCATTTTGTTAACTTCCATTGCGGGCCTAATTGATAAACAGTAAAATATTGTTAATAACATCAAGATAAGAATTTTTATGAAAATCACTGTATTTGGTATCGGCTATGTAGGCTTGGTACAAGCCGCCGTTTTAGCGTCTGTTGGTCACGATGTGATGTGCGTCGACATTGACGAAAACAAAATAGCTAACCTGAAAAAAGGCATCATCCCAATTTATGAACCAGGGCTCACTCCGCTAGTTGAAGAAACTTATCAAAACGGCCAACTGCATTTCACTACCGATGCTCAGCGAGGTGTTGACCATGGTACTATCCAGTTTATCGCAGTTGGCACTCCACCGGATGAAGACGGCTCTGCTGATTTAAAATACGTCTTAGCGGTGGCAGAAACCATTGCCCAGCATATGAGCAATGAAAAAATTATCATCGACAAGTCAACCGTGCCAGTTGGTACAGCAGATAAAGTTTCCGCTAAAGTTAAACAAGTACTAAACGCTAGAAATATTGAACTTGATTTTGATGTCGTTTCTAACCCAGAATTTTTAAAAGAAGGTGCAGCGGTCAGTGATTGCATGAAGCCGGATCGAATAATTATAGGGACAGAAAACGAGCGTTCTCGCGCTATGATGCACGAACTTTATGCGCCGTTTAACCGTAACCATGATCGCATGATCTTTATGGATGTCCGCTCTGCTGAGCTAACCAAATACGCCGCCAATTGCATGTTGGCAACGAAAATATCTTTTATGAATGAGATGTCGAATCTCGCAGAACTACTAGGTGCAGACATCGAAGCAGTACGTCACGGCATAGGTTCAGATTCTCGTATCGGTTATCAGTTTATCTATCCCGGTTGTGGCTATGGCGGTTCCTGTTTTCCCAAAGATGTTCAGGCGTTAATTCGTACCGCCAATGGCATCGACTATCAGCCAGCATTGTTAGAAGCAGTAGAGTCTGTCAACTATAGACAAAAACAAAAATTATTTACTCATTTAACTAACCACTTTAATGGTGAGCTAGCAGGTAAAACCATTGCTGTTTGGGGACTGTCCTTTAAGCCGCAAACCGATGATATGCGTGAAGCATCGTCGATTGTATTAATGCAAGCACTGTGGCAAGCAGGGGCAAACGTTCAGGCCTATGATCCAGAAGCAATGGAAGAGTGTCAGCGTATTTTCGGCAATCGGAAAGATTTAGCCTTAGTTGGCACTAAGGAATCGGCCCTAAAATCAGCCGATGCCTTAGTTGTATGTACTGAATGGAGTCAATTTAGAGCCCCTGATTTTGAGCTTATTGCTAACTCTCTAAGTCATAAAGTAATAGTGGATGGACGAAACCTTTATGATCCTCAGCTATTAAAAGAACGCGGCTTTGCCTATTACGCCATCGGTCGTGGCGACAGTGTAAAAAGAGAAAACTAATGAAATATCTGGTAACTGGTGCCGCTGGTTTTATCGGCTTCTATGTCGCACAAAGACTTTGCCAGCAGGGGCATCAGGTTATCGGTTTAGACAACCTCAATGATTACTATGATGTCAGCTTAAAGCAGGCAAGATTAAACAAGCTCATAAAGTTTGACAGTTTTAATTTTGTGAAGCTCGATCTGGCAGACAGAACAGGTATAGCTAAATTCTTTGCGCAAGAAAAATTTAATCGGGTGATTCATTTAGCAGCTCAAGCAGGTGTCCGTTATTCTATTGACAACCCAATGGCTTATGCTGATGCCAACTTGGTCGGTCATTTAACGATTCTTGAGGGTTGCCGTCATCATAATGTTGAGCACTTGGTGTACGCATCATCTAGCTCAGTATATGGCTTAAACAGTAAAACACCATTTGCAACTGCTGATAGTGTTGATCACCCTATTTCCTTATACGCAGCGACGAAAAAGTCAAATGAGTTGATGTCACACAGTTACTCACACTTATATAGTATCCCGACCACAGGTTTGCGCTTTTTTACCGTTTATGGCCCCTGGGGCAGACCGGATATGGCATTGTTTAAATTTACTAAAGCTATTGTCGAAGGTCAGGCGATTGATATCTATAATCACGGTGATATGCGCAGAGACTTTACCTATATTGATGATATTGTTGAAGGAATTTTACGAATTCAAGACGTCATTCCTGAAAAAAATGAACAGTGGCAAGTAGAAACAGGCTCTGCCGCTAATAGCTCTGCGCCTTATAAAATTTTTAATATTGGTAACGGTAATCCAGTTAAATTGCTCGATTTTATTCATTCACTTGAGCAGTCATTAGGAATGGTAGCAAAGAAAAAACTGATGCCTATGCAGGCAGGTGATGTATATCAAACCTATGCTGATGTTGAAGATTTGTTTCACGTTACAGGATATAAACCATCAACAACCGTTGCACAAGGAGTTGAAAACTTTGTTCAGTGGTATAAGAGCTTCTACCATGTTTAATCAGCAACTTACTTGTTAATTAAACAAAAAATAGTATTATTTTTTAATAAGCAATATCGTTTTTTGCTAATAGTTCCAGAACATGCTTAATGGGAATCGCATAAGTAATGCCACTTGGGTTAGATATCACCCCTTCTTTTGATTGCTGGACAAAAACTTTATTAATGACGCCAATTACCTCACCATTATCACGTCGATATAATGCACTACCACTATTCCCCGGATAAGCAGTTGCATCCAGTTGATAGACTAAATATGGATCTCGTAAACGTTTAAGCATCGCAATATTTATTTGCCGAGCGTCAGTCACTGGCGTGATGGTTGGGGTAATGCTGGCAATAATTCCTCGGTGCGTTACCGGATATAAGCCCAGTACCGCACCAATAGGAAAACCAGTAAATGCAACTTCACTACCCTCGGCAATAAAATCATTATTACCTAATTGAACAGCGGGTAAGGCAGCGCCTTCAATCGCTAGCAATGCTAAGTCATACTTTTGTGATGCATCGACTAAGCGCGCTTTTCTTACCAGAGCATTTTTTCCTGAACCAACAAACACCGCTAGTTGTTGCAATAAACTTTGATCTAGTTCTTCTGGCACCACGTGATAGTTAGTAGCCACATACTTTCCATTACCAACAACAAAACCAGAACCATTCAGCTTATTTTTTGGCCTGCCAGTCGGAGTGTAGACCCCGATACCGACCACAGATGACTTGATATTCTTCACTGTAGTTACTAAATCAGCATAGACACAAAAGTGTGTACACAATCCAAACAGTACCAGCAAGATTTTCAACACCATAATTTCCTTAAAGACAATTTATTTAGAGATTTTTGCGCAACTTAGACTATTATTTATCATAACAATAAGCGTAACAATGAGTTAGTTAGAAATAAGGGAAATATCGTGAAAAAAAAGAAAATAGTTCCCATTTTTGCAGGCGGTGGCACCCGGTTACCCGCTCATGTTGGTATATTAAAAGCTTTAGAAGAATACCAAATCGATTTTGATAATATCGTCGGCGTCTCAGGCGGCAGTATAATTAGCAGCCTATTTGCTTCAGGGCTGACCTTAGCAGAAGTAAAACATATCGCACTAAACACAGATTATAATCAATTCCGTGAATTTTCCTTGCTAAAACTCATTCGTAACGGAGGCCTAAGCTCCGGCGACGTTTTTGAGCGCTGGATAGACCGCTTACTGCATGGTAAAACCTTTAAAGAAATGGACTATAACTTACATGTGGTGGCTACCGATGTCGCACGCGGCAAGCCAGTAATATTCAATAAAGAGCGTACCCCAGATGTCAAAGTGTCGCTGGCGGTACGATTTTCAATGTCCATTCCACTAGTGTTTAGCTTTAAAAAGTTTGGAAAACATTTAATGGTCGATGGCAGCATTTTATCGGAAGATGCCCTGCATAGAGATTGGGCAAAAGACGGTACTCCGGTCATTTGTTTCAGGTTGAAAGGTGATTATGAATATGACGAAATTAAAACCACCGGACTTTTCCCAATAGTGCAATACATTAGCTTATTAATCCGCACCTTTATGACCACCATATCTCGCGAATATATTAATGATGCGTTTTGGCACAATACAGTCGTCATCAACACCGGTACTTCTTCAGCCGTCGACTTTACGATGACGCCAGAGCAAAAAGAAGCTTTATATTTCAAAGGCTACCACACAGTACATAAAATATTACCGCTTAAAATTCAGGCACTATAAGTTTTTCATTTCAGGTATACTCACAAATTGTTGAGATAATTATATCTATATATCAGTTATATCTAGTTAAAACTAAATATTACCGTTACAATGCTGGCATTGTTAATTTTTTGTATCTGCATTGATTGTATATTTAGATGGAGTAATGATGGAACAGATAATAAATGCAAAAGTTGCAGTTATTGGTCTTGGTTATGTCGGTTTACCTTTAGCCGTAGAGTTCGGCAAAAAGTTCAACACCATAGGTTTTGATATTAATCAGCAACGAGTAGATGAACTTAATCAGGGATATGATCGGACCTTGGAAGTTGAAAACAACGAGCTTTCTTCAGCCAAACAGTTATCCTGCTCGAATCGCCCTGAAGATATTCAAGGCTGTGACTATTATATTGTCACTGTACCGACCCCAATTGATGATCATAAACAACCAGATTTAACGCCATTACAAAAAGCATCTGAACTATTGGGTAAGGTCATTGCAAAAGATTCCATCGTAATTTATGAGTCTACCGTTTATCCTGGAGCAACAGAAGAAGCTTGTGTTCCTATTTTAGAGCAAGTATCAGGATTGACATTCAATCAAGATTTCTTTGTTGGCTACTCGCCAGAGCGAATTAACCCCGGCGATAAAACTCATCGCTTACCGACCATTTTAAAAGTCACCTCTGGCTCTACCCCAGAAGTCGCAGAAAAAGTTGATGCTTTATACCGTTCAATCATTACCGCGGGTACATATAAAGCGTCGTCGATCAAAGTGGCAGAAGCAGCAAAAGTAATCGAAAATACCCAGCGCGATGTCAATATCGCGTTAATCAATGAGCTTTCGATTATTTTCAACCGCCTAGGTATTGATACTCTAGAAGTACTGGAAGCTGCGGGAACAAAATGGAACTTCCTACCATTTCGCCCAGGACTCGTTGGTGGCCACTGTATCGGGGTCGATCCTTACTACTTAACTCATAAAGCCCAAGCGGTTGGTTATCATCCAGAGATGATATTAGCTGGCCGAAGACTCAATGATGGCATGGGTGAATACGTTGTTTCTCAGCTAGTGAAAGGAATGCTTAAAAAACGCATCCAGGTTGAACAAGCAAATGTATTGGTAATGGGACTCACCTTTAAAGAAAATTGCCCTGATTTACGTAATACCAAAGTCATAGATATCATACGAGAACTTAAAGAATATAATATTAACGTTGATATTGTTGACCCACTGTGTGCTAACGAAGAAGCCATACATGAATACGATGTATCATTAACTGAGGCCCCACAGAATAATCATTATGACGCTATTATCCTCGCCGTTGCTCATGAACAATTTAAAGCATTAGGCATTGAAAACATTAAAGCGTACGGCAAAGAGACACACGTATTATATGATTTAAAATGTGTGTTAGATAAATCAAGCGTCGATATGCGACTATAATAAATCCAATAAAATTATAGGAAATTTTTGTGTCAAAGTTTGAACAAGTTAAGCAAAATTTACTCAATACCCAAAAAACCTGGCTAATCACTGGTGTCGCTGGGTTTATTGGCTCTAATTTATTAGAAACTTTACTGAAACTCAATCAAACCGTTGTCGGTTTGGATAATTTTGCTACTGGCTATCAAAAAAATTTAGACGAAGTTAAAAGCTTGGTAACAGAGCAACAATGGCAAAACTTTACCTTTATCGAAGGTGATATTCGAGATTTTGAAACTTGCTTAACCGCAAGTAAAGATATCGACTATGTGTTGCATCAAGCAGCGTTAGGTTCAGTCCCAAGATCAATTGCGGATCCTATAACCACTAATTCAGCTAATATTACCGGCTTTCTTAATATGTTAGAAGCTGCGAAACAAAATCAAGTATCCAGCTTTGTCTATGCCGCGAGTAGCTCAACGTATGGCGACCATCCGGCATTACCTAAAGTCGAAGAAAATATCGGTAATCCCCTTTCTCCATATGCAGTCACCAAGTATGTGAATGAACTATACGCTGATGTCTATGCAAGAACATATGATTTTAAATGTATCGGCTTAAGATATTTTAATGTTTTCGGTCGCCGGCAAGATCCTGAAGGTGCTTATGCCGCGGTGATCCCGAAATGGACAGCGGCAATGATTAAAGATGAACAAGTCTTTATTAATGGTGATGGCTTAACCAGTCGTGATTTTTGCTATATCGAAAACACCGTGCAGATGAATATCTTAGCAGCAACAGGGCCAGAGGAAGCACGAGCACAAGTCTATAACGTTGCTGTTGGCGATCGTACTACGTTAAATGATTTATTTGATTCCATCAAAAACGCCTTAATTACTAACGGGATCACTATCAACAAAAGTGCAGAATACCGTGAATTCAGACAAGGCGATGTACGTCATTCACAAGCAAATGTTGATAAGGCAATCAATAATTTAGGCTATACCCCGAGTCATAAAGTACAACAAGGTATATTAGAAGCTATGCCTTGGTACTTAAACAATGTCAGCTAATAATTTAGATCAAGTAATTAGCAACAATATAATGATTTACATGGATACTCATCTATACTGTAGCGATAGAAAGCTAATCACGTTAGACAAAAAATAATTAAAATATTAGCTAGCAAGGACGCATTAATATTTTGGAGCAAATAGCTAAATGAGCTGGAGCAAAAAACTCTTAAACACCCCAGTAGTTGGTGATGTAACCAAGAGAATAGTGTCAATGAAAGTCAATCATGATGCTAAAAACATTGCTGAGCATTTTACTCAGTTTCTTGCACCAGAAGTTGCAACTACTTCTGCACTGCGTGATGAAGTTTTTAAAATCCGCCATAATGTCTATTGTGAAGAATTAGCGTTTGAGCAAATCAAGGAAGAAGGTAAAGAAAAAGATGAATTTGATGATCAATCTATCTTTAGCATGATCAAACATAAGCCTTCAGACATATATACCAGCTGTGTTCGAGTGGTTCAATCACGGAATGAAGACGAATTACTGCCGCTGGAAAAATATTGCCTAGACTCAATTCAAAATAAAGAATTACATCCCAGCAACTTTGCCCGTAGTGAAATCTGTGAAATTTCAAGGCTTGCTGTAAAAGCTGACTTCCGTCGCCGTGCCAGCGATAAATTTAAAGGTTCTGCAACTGGTGCTATCAGTGAATCTACCTATTCAGAAACCGAATTGCGTTGCTTTCCGTTTATTGCCATTGGTTTATATATGGCGGCTGCGACTATGGCAATAAATACTGGTATGAACCATGTTTATGTCATGATGGAACCGCGTCTTGCCCGCAGCATGAAATTTGTCGGCATTAAGTTTATTCAACTGGGTGAAGCCATTGAATATCATGGCCTCAGGGCACCTTATTACATCAACCCCAACATTTTTCTTGAAAACCTCACCCCAGGTTTTTCTGCTCTTTATTTATCGATCAGAGAAGATATTTGTAAACAATTACCAAAGATCAATAAAAATAGTTAGTGATATTTTTCTAAGCCATATTACTTTCATATCAAAATATCGCCATTTCCCACTACCGACATAGCACTTTTTACATTTATCAATCATTATATTATGAGACTCGAAAAAGATAATTAGTTAAGGATTTACATGTTCGATTATAACAAGGCATTTTCCCGAAATATTGGATGGGTTACGGAAGAGGAGCAGCTGTTATTAAAGAATAAACGTGTTGCCATTGCCGGTGCAGGGGGAGTTGGGGGCGTTCACTTACTTACTTTAGCCCGTTTGGGTATAGCAAATTTTAATATTTCTGATTTTGATGACTTTGAAGTGCATAACTTTAACCGCCAATCAGGCGCATTTATGTCGACGTTAGGTCAGCAGAAAGTCGACGTTATGGAAAAAATGGCCAAGGATATTAACCCTGAATCTGATATTATTTCATTTCCAGAAGGCATATTTGAACATAATGTTGATGAGTTCTTAGACGGTGTTGATTTATATGTTGATGCCCTAGATTTTTTTGCTCTATCCGCCAGAAAAACTGTCTTTAAAAAATGCTACGAAAAAAATATTCCTGTAGTCACCGCGGCTCCTTTAGGCATGGGGTGTGCATTTTTATGCTTTATGCCAGGCAAAATGACCTATGAAGAGTATTTTAGGTTTGAAGATAAAAAAACAGAAGAAGAGCAATTAATCCAATTTTTAATCGGTTTATCACCAGCTATGCTTCAACGGCCATATCTAGTGGATGACTCAAAAGTCAACTTTAAGGAAAAGCGCGGACCTTCCACCCCCATGGCAGTGAACCTATGCGCAGGTATCGCAGAAACTTATGCGCTTAAAATATTGTTAAAACGCGGCGAAATTCTTTGCGCTCCTTATGGTATGCACTTCGACGCCTATCGAAATAAATTTGTTAAAACATGGCGACCATTTGGCAATGCAGGCATTGTTCCTAGAGTGATGTTTATCATTGCTAAAAATATTGTCAATCAGTAAACTAACTGAAATATTATTAATCTCTGCCGATTTGTTCAAAAGGACTTATAATGATAAGAACAATGTTTCCTACCCTACTCTTCACTTTATTACTTTCACTCTCAGCATGCACAGAGCAAAAAGATGAAGCCACCTTATTGAATGAGGCTAAAACCCAATATGATAATGGAGAGTTTTCAACCGCAACGATTAGTTTAAAAAATATTTTACAAAAAAATCCGGAGCAAGCAGAAGCACGATATCTATTAGGCGCAATTTACCTTAATAAAGATCAGTTTTTAGCTGCAGAAAAAGAATTTAGACGCGCTATATCACAAAATCCCGAACATGAAGAAGCCCTTTTAGCCTTAGCCAAAGCACAGTTATCTCTAAATAAGTTTGAAAAGGTACTAAGCACGTTATCAGCACAAACGTTTCAGCAACAAACAAGCAAAATTAGAGCCTTAATCATGCAAAGCCAAGCATACTTAAGTTTAGATAAACTGACAGAAGCAATGGATTTTGTAGATAAGGCTAATACAATTGATAATCAATCAAAATATAGTCAATTAGGTAGCGCCCTAATTGCTGCTTATCAAGAAAATACAGATCAGGCTATTGCAACCCTAAGCCAGATACTGCAACAGAATCCTCAGTTTCATGAAGCTACTTTACTTAAAGGAAGTGTTCATAGTAAAGCCCACCAATATAAGCAAGCTGCTATTACCTACCTAGAGTATTACCATAGCAAGCCTGAAAACTTTGCGATAAGAGTGTTAATTGCTCACAATTATATAAAAGCAGGAGAATACGAGGCGGCAAAACCTCATATTGAGGCTTTACGTAAACATAACGACAATAATCCTACCGTGAATATATTGGCTGCCCAAATAGCTTATGTTGAACAAAATTTTGAATTAGCTAAATCACTTGCCAATAAAGCCTTAAATAACACTGATAACAGTCTTGCTCAAATGCTATCCGGGTTAAGTAGTTTCCAGTTAGGTGAAAATGAGCAAGCATATTATCAATTAAATGCGATTTCAGATTACTTACCGAAAAACCATCAAGTTAATAAGCTCCTTGCTATATTACAAGTAAAGTTGGGGTATGATGATGAATTAACAACTCAGCTAAATCATTTCTCCAATGATGCCAATTTATACGCCAATTTAGGCAAAGAATACGCCAATTTAGGTGACGTCGAATTAGCAAAAGAAATGTTTAATTCTGCTGCCCAACTCGCGCCTGACAATGCCCAATTTAAAGCTCTATTAGGAATGTTTAAACTTGCTAATGACGACAATTCGGGGATTAAAGAACTGGAGCAAGCAGTTCAATTAGCACCCCAGTTTAAAAGCGCCAATATAGCATTAGCATTAAATTATGCCGATGCAGGAAAAATAGAAGAGGCGGAGAAAATTGCGAAGCGCTGGATAAAGCAAAATCCTAAAAGCACTGCTGGGTTAATATTAAATGGTAATATTGCCATTAAAGCAAATAAAAAGGAGGATGCGAAAGCATTCTTTACCCAAGCATTAGCATTAGAGCCAAACAATATTGTTCCACTATTTAATTTAGCAGTTATTGCCGCAGAGAATAAAAATTATGCAGAATCTAACAAGCAGTTAGATAAATTATTTTCAATAGATTTGGAATACCCTTACGCATACAGGTTAGCAATTGACAATGCAGTTGCAGAAAACAACGATGAATTATTGGAACAGAAAATACTTAAATTTATCGATAGCTCACCTACAGCCGTTTGGCCAAGAATCATTTTAGCTCGCAGATACGCTATAAAAAACAAACTTAAAGATGGGTTCTCAATACTTGAGCCACTGGACGACTATTCAAAATTACCTAACGCTTACTTTCAAACCTTACAAAATATATTATTGCAAACTAAGCAAAGTGATAAGTTAAGTGCTGTTTATATTCGCTGGCAACAAGCTCAACCGAAAAACGAAAGTGCCTTTTTAAGCCAAATAAAATGGCATGAACAACAG of Thalassotalea insulae contains these proteins:
- the tviB gene encoding Vi polysaccharide biosynthesis UDP-N-acetylglucosamine C-6 dehydrogenase TviB gives rise to the protein MMEQIINAKVAVIGLGYVGLPLAVEFGKKFNTIGFDINQQRVDELNQGYDRTLEVENNELSSAKQLSCSNRPEDIQGCDYYIVTVPTPIDDHKQPDLTPLQKASELLGKVIAKDSIVIYESTVYPGATEEACVPILEQVSGLTFNQDFFVGYSPERINPGDKTHRLPTILKVTSGSTPEVAEKVDALYRSIITAGTYKASSIKVAEAAKVIENTQRDVNIALINELSIIFNRLGIDTLEVLEAAGTKWNFLPFRPGLVGGHCIGVDPYYLTHKAQAVGYHPEMILAGRRLNDGMGEYVVSQLVKGMLKKRIQVEQANVLVMGLTFKENCPDLRNTKVIDIIRELKEYNINVDIVDPLCANEEAIHEYDVSLTEAPQNNHYDAIILAVAHEQFKALGIENIKAYGKETHVLYDLKCVLDKSSVDMRL
- a CDS encoding patatin-like phospholipase family protein yields the protein MKKKKIVPIFAGGGTRLPAHVGILKALEEYQIDFDNIVGVSGGSIISSLFASGLTLAEVKHIALNTDYNQFREFSLLKLIRNGGLSSGDVFERWIDRLLHGKTFKEMDYNLHVVATDVARGKPVIFNKERTPDVKVSLAVRFSMSIPLVFSFKKFGKHLMVDGSILSEDALHRDWAKDGTPVICFRLKGDYEYDEIKTTGLFPIVQYISLLIRTFMTTISREYINDAFWHNTVVINTGTSSAVDFTMTPEQKEALYFKGYHTVHKILPLKIQAL
- a CDS encoding UDP-glucose dehydrogenase family protein, encoding MKITVFGIGYVGLVQAAVLASVGHDVMCVDIDENKIANLKKGIIPIYEPGLTPLVEETYQNGQLHFTTDAQRGVDHGTIQFIAVGTPPDEDGSADLKYVLAVAETIAQHMSNEKIIIDKSTVPVGTADKVSAKVKQVLNARNIELDFDVVSNPEFLKEGAAVSDCMKPDRIIIGTENERSRAMMHELYAPFNRNHDRMIFMDVRSAELTKYAANCMLATKISFMNEMSNLAELLGADIEAVRHGIGSDSRIGYQFIYPGCGYGGSCFPKDVQALIRTANGIDYQPALLEAVESVNYRQKQKLFTHLTNHFNGELAGKTIAVWGLSFKPQTDDMREASSIVLMQALWQAGANVQAYDPEAMEECQRIFGNRKDLALVGTKESALKSADALVVCTEWSQFRAPDFELIANSLSHKVIVDGRNLYDPQLLKERGFAYYAIGRGDSVKREN
- a CDS encoding murein hydrolase activator EnvC family protein, which gives rise to MNHFSYLTEQLASAQKPPMLVFFILSLLVIIFTSSHVNGQETTDDKLKQVKQAISKQKTNIKKVDSKRQKLVNQLKHDELEIAKASKALNTTNKSLTATQQTITKLAKEKKELTSEQKRQEDILAKQLRAAYSTGHHDYLKLLLNQEDSGKVQRTISYYQYLNKARIKEITNYQQTIEKIIDVTNEQQQQAQQLEQLQQQQQQQKLALEKSSRQRKQTVTELNQQLLNSKQQLEKLLAEEANLTEALERIARLSKQEVNLNGLGKLKRQLSWPVKGRISRSFGSRKQDYLKWKGVLLSAPIGREVKTIHNGTILFSDWLKGYGLVTVVDHGKGYMSLYGHNQALLKSVGDRVETGEPIALVGQSGGQSQPALYFEIRHNGQAVNPKLWCR
- a CDS encoding NAD-dependent epimerase; translated protein: MKYLVTGAAGFIGFYVAQRLCQQGHQVIGLDNLNDYYDVSLKQARLNKLIKFDSFNFVKLDLADRTGIAKFFAQEKFNRVIHLAAQAGVRYSIDNPMAYADANLVGHLTILEGCRHHNVEHLVYASSSSVYGLNSKTPFATADSVDHPISLYAATKKSNELMSHSYSHLYSIPTTGLRFFTVYGPWGRPDMALFKFTKAIVEGQAIDIYNHGDMRRDFTYIDDIVEGILRIQDVIPEKNEQWQVETGSAANSSAPYKIFNIGNGNPVKLLDFIHSLEQSLGMVAKKKLMPMQAGDVYQTYADVEDLFHVTGYKPSTTVAQGVENFVQWYKSFYHV
- a CDS encoding divergent polysaccharide deacetylase family protein, giving the protein MNNNIYSILRILFFLFILYCSTNCNAEHAKVAIIIDDIGYRQTDSAALSLPGALTYAILPHTPFGPTLAQQANQAHKDIILHIPMEAENGKKLGPGALVSEMDEQAIRASLQASFEEIPFAIGINNHMGSKLTQLYAPMAWTMRYLRDHKLIFVDSVTTNHSKARKLARYYGVPSLSRHLFLDNELNQRYISGQFAQLINQAKKYKRVVAIAHPHPETIEALHYLIPQLTRHDIDLVGISALLPLANTTEPPSLAE
- a CDS encoding S1 family peptidase, with protein sequence MKNIKSSVVGIGVYTPTGRPKNKLNGSGFVVGNGKYVATNYHVVPEELDQSLLQQLAVFVGSGKNALVRKARLVDASQKYDLALLAIEGAALPAVQLGNNDFIAEGSEVAFTGFPIGAVLGLYPVTHRGIIASITPTITPVTDARQINIAMLKRLRDPYLVYQLDATAYPGNSGSALYRRDNGEVIGVINKVFVQQSKEGVISNPSGITYAIPIKHVLELLAKNDIAY